The following nucleotide sequence is from Pseudomonas sessilinigenes.
GACGAAGTCTATTGGGGCTGCTACCGGGAAGTCGCCGGTGAAATGCGCCTGGTAGGTAACGAAGCGGTGCTGCCTCCCGAGATGGCCGCCCTGCCTGAAGGCAGTGGCGGCGACTGGTTCGGTGCTGGCACCGGCTGGGGTTATGCCGAGCGGATCGGCGTCGACCCCATAGGCCAGGACGCGAGCATGTTGCCCCATGCCCAGGACCTGCTCACCCTGGCCCGGTTCGCTTGGGAGCGGGGCGAGGCGATCCTTGCCGATGAAGCACAGCCGGTCTACCTGCGGGACAAGGTAGCCACTCCCAAGGCCCGCTGAATATCCCAACAGGCATGGGACGATGGGCTGGCTGACCTGCGCGGCCAGCGCCAATCGTCCGGTTTTTGACGCGGATCCTGCCCGGATTCAAACCTTTTGGCTTTTCTGTGTTCTAGTTAACACTCAGGCATTTGCTAAGTCGAAGCGGTGCCGCTAAATTGCCATCATCGACCCCGGGCTTTTCAGTATGCGCATAGACGGCATCTCATCCAACTCCTACCCCATCAAGCGCAAGCCTCGCAAAGGCCGGGTGCAGGTAGACGAGTCCCTGGACGATATCGATGCCGCCGATGTCCAACCCGAACCCGCCGCCCAAGGGCGCTCCCAGTCAGCCTCCCGTACCAGCAATCTTCCCGCCCGTCCCCAGGACATGATCTTCCAGCGCGCAATGAAAAGAAGCGTGGCCAATGCCCTGGCCAGCTACCTGACTACCGCCGGTTTCGTCGAGTGGGACATGGAAGTCGTGGGCCTCGACCTGCACATCTGATGCTGCCTTATTTTCTCGGTTGCCCTTCCTGGAGCGAAAACGCCTGGCGCGAGTACCTGTACCCGGAAGATGCCCGGCCCAACGATTTCCTCGGCCTGTACTGCCAGGTGTTCAATGCCGTCGAGGGTAATACCACCTTCTATGCCCGGCCCGCGCCCGCCACGGTGGAACGTTGGGCGCAGATCATGCCGGGGCATTTTCGCTTCACCGCCAAGTTCCCGGGCGATATCAGCCATGGTGGCGACCTACGTGAGCAATTGCCGGCCGCCGAGAGTTTCATCCAGTTGCTCAGCCCCCTGGGCGAGCGGGTGTCGCCCCTGTGGCTGCAACTGCCGGCCACCTTCGCGCCACAGCGCCTGGGTGAACTGATGGAGTTCATCGATGGCCTGCAACGACCGCTGGCGGTGGAGGTCCGGCATCCGGAGTTCTTCGCCAAGGGCGATGCCGAGCGCATGCTCAACCGCTTGCTGCGCGAACGCGGTGTGGAGCGCATCTGCCTCGATCCACGAGCCTTGTTCAGCTGCACTTCCACGGCGCCCGCAGTGCTGCATGCCCAGTCCAAGAAGCCCAAGGTGCCGCCGCGCCCTGCGGCGTTCACCCAGTTTCCCCAGGTGCGCTTCATCGGCCATCCCGAGCTTGAAGCCAACGATCCGTTCCTGGTGCCCTGGCTCGATAAGGTCGCCGGCTGGATCGAAGAGGGGCGTACGCCGTATGTTTTCCTGCACACCTCCGACAACCGCATGGCCGCCGAACTGGCCCGGCGTTTTCATGCGCGCCTGATGCAACGTTTGCCTGGTTTACCCGCCTTGCCTGAGTTATACAGGGAACCCGCCGCGGAGCAGCTTGGCTTGCTCTGAGGTGCTTTCACAGCCTTCGAGGAGCGAGTAATGGACTGCGCACAAACCCTTCGTGCCAACGCTTTCAAGGCCCTGCATGAGCGTGCCGGGGCTTTCGTCATTCCCAATCCGTGGGATGCCGGTTCCGCCAGGTTGCTGGCTGGCCTGGGCTTCGAGGCCCTGGCCACCACCAGTGCCGGTTATGCGTTTTCCCTCGCGCGTCCGGATGCCGAAGGCGCCTTGAGCCTGGCCGATACCCTGGCCAATGTGCGCGGCATCGTCGGTGCCAGTGAGTTGCCGGTGGCCGTGGACCTGGAGAACGGTTTTGCCGACAACCCAGGGGAGTGCGCCCAGGCCCTGCTGCAAGCGGCGGCTAGTGGCGCGGTGGGTGGTTCGATCGAGGACGCCACCGGCCGTGCCGAAGAGCCCATCTACGATTTCCAGCTGGCAGTGGAGCGCATCGAGGCCTGCGTCGCGGCGGTGCGCAGCCTGCCGTTCACCTTCACCCTGACCGCCCGGGCGGAGAACCAGTTGCACGGCTGCAATGACCTGGCGGACACCATCCGCCGCCTGCAGGCCTATGCCGAGGCTGGCGCCGACGTGCTCTATGCCCCGGCGCTGCGCAGTGCGCAGGAGATCAGCCAAGTGGTGCGGGCGGTGGCGCCCAAACCGGTGAACGTGCTGATGTCCGGCGGCCTGGACCTGAGTGTGGCGCAATTGGCGGAACTGGGCGTCAAGCGCATCAGTGTCGGTTCGGCCTTGGCCCGGGCGGCCTATGGCGCGTTCTACCAGGCGGCGCAGGAGATCCGTGACCAGGGTCGCTTCGATTTCGCCGAGCGGGCGATTCCCTTCGGGCAGATCAATCAATTGTTCAAGCAGTCGTAAAAAGGAATTGGCGTGAGGGCAAGGAAGGTTGTGGGCGCCCTGGTGTTGCTGGGCGCCCTGTTGTTGATTGGCGTTCGGTTGGGCTGGCTGCCGCTGGCCGATGCCTGGAATCCCTGGGCGCCGCTGGATGTGCGGGCCAAGCCCAATCTGTTGACCCGCTTCAAGCTGTCACGACTGCAGGATGACCCACAGCTGTGCGACCAGGCCCTCGCGACCTCGGGCTTGCGCACCAGTCGGCAACCGGACAGTCGTGCCGACGTGGACTGCCCCTTGAGCAATACGGTGCGGGTGCAGGGTGGCGATATCGCCCTGAGCAGCAGCTTTCTAGCCAGTTGCCCACTGGCGGTGGCCTTTGCCCTGTATCAGCGTCATGGTTTGCAGCCGGCGGCGCAGCAGGTGTTTGGCCAGGGGGTGGCGCGTGTCGATCACCTGGGCAGTTTTGCCTGCCGCAACATGTATCACCGCAAGATTGGCTGGCGCAGCGAGCATGCCAGCGCCAATGCCCTGGATATCGCCGGTTTTCGCCTGAGTGACGGGCGCAATATCAGCGTGCTCAAGGATTGGCCGAAGGACAGTGCTGAGGGGCGGTTTCTGCGGCTGGCCAGGGACGGCGCCTGCGACGCCTTCAATGTGGTGCTGGGGCCTGAATTCAACAGCGCCCATCGCAACCACTTTCATCTGGACCTGGGGCCACTTTGGCGTTGTCGATGAGGGGGTGGGTCAGGCGGCGATCCGCAGGTTCTGCAGGATCAATGGGCGGGCCCAGCCCATGTCGAAGTCCATCTGCCGCTGTTGCTCGATGAGCTCGTGCGCTGGGTAGGGTTCGGCCGGCTTGTCCAGCAGGTCCATCTCGAACTCGGCGATCGGCAGGTGCAGCGGTCGCGGTTCCGGTGCCGGGCCTGGAGCGGGTACGGGCTGGCCGGCGTTGAGCACGATCGGACGGACCCAGCCACTCTCGAAATCCTGCTGGCGTTGCTGGGCAATGATTTCTTCAGGCGGGAAGGGCGGGGCTGGCTTGTCCAGCAACTCCATTTCGAATTCGGCGATCGGCAGGAACAGTGGCTCGGGCGGACGTATTTCGGTGTCCTGCACATCGCAGCCACGTTGATTGACGATCTGGGCCAACAGTTGGGTGCCCCCAGTAGGCTCTACCGGCCCATCGACAGCCACCACAGGTGCTGCTTCAACGCTCGCGCCCTCTCCCCGTTGCTCGGCCAACGCCTGGGCAAAGAAGTCCTGCCACAGATGGCTGACGCCGCTCAGTGCCTGGGAATTGCGCAGGCCATAATCGCCGTGGGGCGAGATGTAGCCTATCGATGTGCGTTGAATGTCTGACATTGCTCTCGGTCGACGCTTGAGCTCTGGCAAAATGGCCGATAGTCCTGTTATCGGCAGTTTTTGCCGATCATTAATTTTTTGAGTGTGTTTTCAGATGAGTGAGCAACCTGCGGCCTGCCGCATCAACGTCGAGGCCCTGGAGGCCGGGTTCGAGTCCGAGGCCCGGCAGTGGGCCGAGCGCCTGGGCCTGCCGTTGCAGATCGAGGACGCCGAGTTCGCCTTGCAGGTGGGCCAGCAGGGGTTGCAACTGCAGCAACTGGGGCCCGAAGCGCCAGGACCGGTACGGGTGGACTTCGTCGAAGGTGGGGCCGCTCACCGACGCTTGTACGGTGGCGGAAGCGGGCAGATGATCGCCAAGGCGGTGGGCGTGGCCCAGGGCATACGCCCACGGGTGCTGGATGCCACGGCGGGCCTGGGCAAGGATGGTTTCGTCCTGGCAACCCTGGGGTGCGAGATGAGCCTGATCGAGCGCCAACCCTTGATTGGCGCGTTGCTCGAGGATGGCCTGGCCCGTGCCGCACAGGACGCCGAAGTAGCGCCGATCGTTGCACGAATGCACTTGCTCAAGGGCAACTCCATCGAGTTGATGCGCAACTGGGAGGGGGAGCCGCCCCAGGTGATCTACCTCGACCCGATGTTCCCCCACCGGGAGAAAAGCGCCCTGGTGAAAAAGGAAATGCGCCTGTTTCGTCCACTGGTAGGGGATGACAACGACGCTCCGGCGTTGCTGGAGGCGGCTCTGGCGCTGGCCAGCCATCGGGTCGTGGTCAAACGTCCACGCAAGGCGCCGTGCATCGACGGGCCCAAGCCCAGCCATGGCCTGGAAGGCAAGTCCAGCCGCTACGATATCTACCCGAAGAAGGCTCTCAAGGCCTGAGCCACATCGCTGGGCCGGGGATCAGTCCGGCCCTGGACGATAGGCACGCATGAACAGCTCCACCACTTCCCTGACGTGCGCCTCCGCGGCAGCCCCGGTCAGTGGCTGGCCACAGCCGAAGAGCACGCGAAAATTCGCCCCGCCCTTGAGCATGCAGAAAAAGTGCTCGGCCGCATTGCGTGGCTTGTCGATGCGCAGGGTGCCCAACTGGTCGATCTTGCCCAGCAGCCGCTCCATGCCTTGCAACACCCGCTCGGGTCCTGCCTGGATGAACATCTGCGAGAGCTTGGGGTCCTGGCTGCCCAGCGCCATGATCAGGCGGTGCAGGTTGACCGACTCGTCGCTGTTGACCAGTTGATGAAAGCCCCGCCCGATGCTCAAGAGCAGGTTTTCCACGGAGGTGTCGGGTGGCAGCTCGAAGATCAGCGTAGGCAGCTGTTCCTCGCACTTGGCCACGACGGCGGCGGAGAACAGCGTCTCCTTGTCATTGAAGTGGCTGTACACCGTGAGTTTTGAAACGCCGGCCTCGGCGGCGACCGCATCCATGCTGGTACTGGCGTAGCCGTTGCTCAAGAACAGCTTCTTCGCTGCGTCGAGAATGGCTTGGCGTTTTGCCAGATCCTTGGGCCTGCCTGGCCCAACGTGTGCGGCATTATTGTCGGACATTTTTCGCTGTTAATACTGGACTGGTGAGTTTGCTATTAATAACATACTGGCCAGTATAAATATTCCAAGCACCATTAGCGAAAGGTCGCCGCCATGTTCCGCTATGCCCTGCCAGTCAGCCTGGCTTTTTTTCTGTCTGCTTGTGGGCACGAAGAGCCCGTCCAAATTGGCATCCGGCCAGCCATGGTGGTCCAGCCGGAGCCTTCGGCAAGGGCATTGGACAGCTATCCTGGCGAGGTGCGGGCCCGCTATGAGCCGGACCTGGCATTCCGTATCGGCGGCAAGGTCAGCCGACGGCTGGTAGAGGAGGGTGAGCGGGTCAAGGCCAATCAGCCCCTGGCCGAACTCGACCCGCAGGATGTACGCCTGCAACTGGAGGCGACCCGGGCCCAAGTCACCGCTGCCAGCGCCAACCTCGACCTGGTGCGTGCCGAGCGCGATCGCTACAAGGCCCTGCTGGAGCGGCAGATGGTCAGCCGTTCCCAATACGATAATGCCGAGAATCTCTACCGTTCCGGCGAAGCGCGGCTCAAGCAGATCAAGGCCGAATTCGACGTAGCCAACAACCAGGCCGGTTACGCCGTGCTGCGCGCACCTCAGGATGGCGTGGTCGCCAAGCGTGCCGTGGAGGTGGGGCAGGTAGTGGCAGCGGGGCAGACGGTCTTCACCCTGGCCACCGATGGCGAGAGGGAGGTGCTGATCAGCTTCCCTGAACAGAACTTCGGTCGGTTCAAGATCGGCCAGCCGGTATCGGTGGAGCTGTGGACCCAGCCAGGGCAGCGCTTCGACGGGCAGATCCGTGAGTTGTCCCCGGCTGCCGACCCACGCTCGCGAACCTTCGCCGCGCGCATTGCCTTCAACACGGGTAAGGTCCCGGCGGAACTGGGCCAGAGTGCCCGGGTATTCGTCCAGAGCGGCGAGCAAGTGTCGCTGTCGGTACCGCTGTCGGCCTTGACCGCCGAGGGCGGCGCCACCTACGTCTGGCGGATCGACGCCAATAACACCCTGCACAAGACCCCGGTACGGGTCGGCGCCTTCAACGAGAAGACCGTGCCGGTGCTCGAAGGCCTGAGCCCCTCCGACTGGGTAGTGGCGGCGGGCGTGCATGTGCTTCACGAGGGCCTGCAAGTGCGCCCGGTGGATCGCTCCAACCGTGTGGTCAACCTGGCGGCGAAGGAGTAATCCCCGATGGGTTTCAACCTTTCCGCCTGGGCGTTGCGCAATCGCCAGATCGTGCTGTTCCTGATGTTGCTGCTGGCCATTGTCGGGGCACTGTCCTATACCAAGCTGGGCCAGAGCGAAGACCCGCCCTTCACCTTCAAGGCCATGGTGATTCGCACCAGTTGGCCGGGGGCCACGGCCCAGGAAGTCTCGCGCCAGGTCACCGAGCGCATCGAGAAAAAACTCATGGAGACCGGCGAGTACGACCGCATCGTGTCGTTCTCTCGGCCCGGGGAATCCCAGGTGACGTTCATCGCCCGCGACTCGATGCATTCCAACCAGATCCCCGAGCTCTGGTATCAGGTGCGCAAGAAGATCAGCGATATTCGCTACACCTTGCCACCCGGGATCCAGGGCCCGTTCTTCAACGATGAGTTCGGCACCACCTTCGGCAATATCTACGCCCTGACAGGCAAGGGCTTTGACTACGCCGTACTCAAGGACTACGCCGACCGCATCCAGATCCAGCTGCAACGGGTCAAGGACGTGGGCAAGGTGGAACTGCTCGGCCTGCAGGACGAGAAGATCTGGATCGAGTTGTCCAACGTCAAGCTGGCGACCCTGGGCCTGCCCCTGGCAGCGGTGCAGCAAGCCCTGGAAGAGCAGAACGCGGTATCCACCGCCGGTTTCTTCGAGACGCCCAGCGAGCGGGTGCAACTGCGGGTTTCCGGCAACTTCCAGACGGTGGAACAGATTCGCAACTTCCCGATCCGGGTCGCCGGGCGGACTTTCCGCATCGGCGATGTCGCCGACGTTCGCCGAGGCTTCAACGACCCGCCCGCGCCGCGCATGCGTTTCATGGGGGAGGACGCTATCGGCCTGGCCGTGGCCATGAAGGAAGGCGGTGACATTCTGGTTCTGGGCAAGGCCCTGGAGGGCGAGTTCGCGCGGCTGCAGAAAACCCTGCCGGCGGGCATGGAGCTGCGCAAGGTCTCCGACCAGCCGGCGGCGGTGAAGACTGGGGTCGGCGAGTTCGTCCGGGTACTGGCCGAGGCGCTGATCATCGTACTGCTGGTGAGTTTCTTCTCCCTGGGCATCCGCACCGGGATGGTGGTGGCCCTGGCCATTCCCCTGGTGCTGGCGATGACTTTCGCCACCATGTATTACCTGGGCATCGGCCTGCACAAGATTTCCCTCGGTGCCCTGGTCCTGGCCCTGGGGCTGCTGGTGGACGACGCGATCATCGCGGTGGAGATGATGGCGATCAAGATGGAGCAGGGGTTCGACCGGATCAAGGCCGCCAGCTATGCCTGGACCAGCACCGCGTTCCCGATGCTGACCGGCACCCTGATCACCGCGGCGGGTTTCTTGCCGATCGCCACGGCGCAGTCGGGCACGGGTGAGTACACCCGTTCGATCTTCCAGGTGGTGACCATCGCCCTGGTGACCTCGTGGATCGCCGCGGTGGTGTTCGTGCCCTACCTGGGCGAGAAGCTGCTGCCGGACCTGGCCAAGCTCCATGCGGCCAAGCATGGCGCCGAGTCCAATCCCCACGGTACGCCGTTCTACCAGCGCGTACGTCGGGTGGTGGGCTGGTGCGTGGAGCGGCGCAAGACGGTGATCGTCCTGACCATCCTGGCATTCGTCGGCTCGGTGCTGTTGTTCCGCTTCGTCCCGCAGCAGTTCTTCCCGGCCTCGGGCCGCCTTGAATTGATGGTCGACCTGAAGCTCGCGGAAGGGGCTTCGCTGAGCAACACCGCCGATGAGGTCAAGCGCCTGGAAGCGATGCTCAAGGAGCATTCGGGCATCGATAACTACGTGGCTTACGTCGGTACCGGTTCACCGCGCTTCTACCTGCCGCTGGACCAGCAGTTGCCGGCCACCAGCTTTGCCCAGTTCGTGGTCCTGGCCAAGAGCATCGAAGACCGCGAGAGCCTGCGCAGCTGGTTGATCGACACCCTCAACGAACAGTTCCCGGCCTTGCGTTCACGGGTCACGCGCCTGGAGAACGGTCCACCGGTCGGCTATCCGGTGCAGTTCCGGGTGACCGGCGAGCACATCGAGGAAGTCCGGGCCCTGGCCCGCAAGGTGGCGACGAAGGTGCGGGACAATCCCCATGTGGTCAACGTTCACCTGGACTGGGAAGAGCCGAGCAAGGTGGTCTACCTGAACATCGACCAGGATCGGGCCCGGGCCCTTGGCGTGAGCACCGCCAACTTGTCCAAGTTCCTCCAGAGTTCTTTGATCGGCTCGACCGTCAGTCAGTACCGCGAGGATAACGAGCTGATCGAGATTCTCCTGCGTGGAACCCGCGAGGAGCGTACCGAGTTGTCGTTGCTGCCGAGCCTGGCGATACCCACCGACAATGGCCAGAGTGTGTCGCTGTCCCAGGTAGCGACCCTGGAATATGGCTTTGAAGAAGGGGTGATCTGGCACCGTAATCGGCTGCCCACCGTGACCGTGCGGGCCGATATCTATGGCAAGGAGCAACCGGCGACTCTGGTCCAGCAGATCCTGCCGACCCTGGAACCGGTCCGTGCCGAACTGCCGGATGGCTACCTGCTGGAGGTCGGCGGCACCGTGGAGGATTCGACTCGCGGCCAGAACTCGGTGAAAGCCGGCGTACCGCTGTTCATCGTGGTGGTGCTGACCTTGCTGATGGTCCAGCTGCGCAGTTTCTCGCGCACGGCCATGGTGTTCCTCACCGCGCCGTTGGGCCTGATTGGCGTGACGCTGTTCCTATTGGTGTTCCGCCAGCCCTTCGGTTTCGTGGCGATGCTGGGCACCATCGCCTTGTCGGGGATGATCATGCGCAACTCGGTGATCCTGGTGGATCAGATCGAACAGGACATCAAGGCCGGGCAGAAGCCCTGGGATGCAATCATCGAGGCGACGGTACGGCGTTTCCGGCCTATCGTGCTGACTGCCCTGGCGGCGGTGCTGGCAATGATCCCGCTGTCGCGCAGCGTGTTCTTCGGGCCGATGGCGGTGGCCATCATGGGAGGGCTGATCGTTGCTACGGTGCTGACCTTGCTGTTCCTGCCGGCACTGTATGCGGCATGGTTCAGGGTCAAGAAGACGTGAGAGCGAGTAACAGGAGCCGGCAGTCCGGCTCCTGTGGGTGACGCGGGGGTTACAGGCTGCCGAAGACTTTCTTGGCCAGGCTGGTGGCTGCGGCGGCCGGGTTCTGGCGAATGGTTTCTTCCTGCTTGCCGATCATCTCGAACAGGCCATTGAGCGCCTGCTCGGTGACATAACCTTCGATATTGGCGTTCTTGGCGTCCAGCACGCCCAGGGTTGCAGCCTGGCCCGCGAAGGAGTTGTACTGCTTGGCCAGGCCGACCTGGTCGGTGGCCTGCTTGACGATGGGCAGGAACTTGGCGCGGATCTGCTCGCGGCTGCTCTTGTCCAGGTACTGGGTGGCGGAATCCTTGCCGCCGGCGAGGATGCCCTTGGCATCGGCCACGGTCATTTTCTTCACTGCATCCACCAACAGGGCCTGGGCCTGCGGCACCGCTGCTTCAGCGGCCTTGTTCATGCTGGTTTCCAACTGCTCGACCTGTTCGCCCATGCCGAACTGCTTCATCTTTTTTGCCACTTTGCCGAGGTTGCCCGGCAACTCGATGCGTACATCGGGGTTGTTGCTGAAGCCGCCGGGGGTGCCCAGCTGCTTGACGGCGATCTGCGCGCCCTGGGTCAGGGCATCCTTGAGGCCGCCGTTGGCGTCACCCTGGGACAGGTCGCTCAGGGACAGGGCCAGGGCACTGGCGGAGATCATCAGGCCAGCGCACAGGCTGGTGAAACGGAGCGAGGTACGGAGCATGGCGGCTTCCTTGTGCGGTGAGGATTAACGGACAGCGTCGACACGGAGTTTCAATGGCTGTGCATCGCTGCCATCGAGTTTGACCCCGTTGTGTTCGGTGGTGATGAAGATCAACTGGCCATCGACCTCGATGCGCGCGCTGATCGAATAGGTATGGCCAGGCTTGACCTGGGCCGGATCGTAATCGAGATGGAAGGGCAACGGTACCTGGCCCTTGACCGGCCCTCGTTGCTCGGCCAGCACCCGTGCTGGCGCATCGGCCAGGGAGACGTCCTGCAGGGTCACACTGAGCGTGGCGGCAGGCGGCAGGGCGATCCGTTGCAGATAGAACACCTCACCGTCGAGGCTGGCCTTGGCCGCTGGCGATGTGGACTGACAGGCTCCCAGCAGTGCGGCAGCGGCCAGCAGGATGAGTCTTTTCATTGCGGTTCTCCCTCTTGAAGGCGCCGCCGATCAGGCGGCGCGGATCAGCATCTAGTCAGGCTGGGCCTCGGCTGCGTCCTGTTCGGCAGCATCTTCGCTGCGGTGCAGGGCGACCTGGCGGATCGACAGGCGAATCTCCGCGGGCAATACGCGCTTGGCGGCCCCTTCGGCCAGTTCTCCCAGCAAGTCGTGGTAGCTCAGCTTGCCGGCGTCGTCGCGCCGCAGCACATCCTGGTCCAGCAGGGTTTGGATGAAATGGCGGAACAGGCTCTTGTCGAAGAACTCCGGAGCGTTCAACCCATGCAGGATCGACAGGCGTTGGGCCATGACGGTACACAGGTCTTCGAGTTCTTCGGCGCTGATGCTGTTCTGGCCGCTGTTGAGCAACAGCGAAATGGCCATGTAGAAGCGCTGCAGGGTCTGGGCGATGCTCTTGGACAACAGGGTCAGCAGGACGAAGTGTCGCGAGCTGGGCGCCGGGCGCTGGTACATCTCTTTCTCGAAGCGCAGCAGGCCTTGTTCGACGAAGGCTTCCAGCCACTGGTCCACCACCGCGTCCAGTTCCTCCAGGGGCCAGCGGATGAACAGCTCGGCCTGCAGGTAGGGATACAGGGCCCGGGTGTAGCGCAGGATCTGCTCGCGGCTCATGCGCGAGGAGCTCTGGAAGAAACTCGCCAGCAAGGCCGGCAGGGCGAAGATGTGCAGCACGTTGTTGCGGTAGTAGGTCATCAGGACGGCGTTCTGCTCGTCCAGGTAGAGGATCTTGCCCAGGGCGTCGCTCTGCTCGGCCAGCAACTGCATGTCTTTCACATGCTGGATCAGCGCCCGGCCATCGCCTTCGGGCAGTGTGGTGTGGGGCGAATAGGGCACGCGCCGCAGCAGGGCCAGGTACAGGTCCAGGACCCGGGCCATGGCACGGTCGTCCAGGGCCAGGCGGCTGGTGGAGAGCAGGGCCAGGGCCACCAGGTTCACCGGGTTGATCGCGGCGGCTTCGTTAAGGTGCTGCGCTACCCGTTCGCCCAGGCGATTGGTGGTTTCGTTGAGCCAGGCCGGGCGGTATTGCGGGCCCAGTTCCTGCGCGCGCCAGCCCGGTTGCTCCTGGTCGAGGAACTCTGCCAGCTTGATCGGTTCGCCGAAGTTCACCGCCACTTGGCCGAAGCGCTGCTTGAGCGCGCCAATGACCTTGAAGATGTCGAAGATCGACTCCTTCTTCTTGCTGGCACCGCGCAGTTCGCCCAGGTAGGTCCGTCCTTCCAGCACGCGCTCGTAGCCGATGT
It contains:
- a CDS encoding extensin-like domain-containing protein; the encoded protein is MRARKVVGALVLLGALLLIGVRLGWLPLADAWNPWAPLDVRAKPNLLTRFKLSRLQDDPQLCDQALATSGLRTSRQPDSRADVDCPLSNTVRVQGGDIALSSSFLASCPLAVAFALYQRHGLQPAAQQVFGQGVARVDHLGSFACRNMYHRKIGWRSEHASANALDIAGFRLSDGRNISVLKDWPKDSAEGRFLRLARDGACDAFNVVLGPEFNSAHRNHFHLDLGPLWRCR
- a CDS encoding DUF4197 domain-containing protein, whose protein sequence is MLRTSLRFTSLCAGLMISASALALSLSDLSQGDANGGLKDALTQGAQIAVKQLGTPGGFSNNPDVRIELPGNLGKVAKKMKQFGMGEQVEQLETSMNKAAEAAVPQAQALLVDAVKKMTVADAKGILAGGKDSATQYLDKSSREQIRAKFLPIVKQATDQVGLAKQYNSFAGQAATLGVLDAKNANIEGYVTEQALNGLFEMIGKQEETIRQNPAAAATSLAKKVFGSL
- a CDS encoding efflux RND transporter permease subunit codes for the protein MGFNLSAWALRNRQIVLFLMLLLAIVGALSYTKLGQSEDPPFTFKAMVIRTSWPGATAQEVSRQVTERIEKKLMETGEYDRIVSFSRPGESQVTFIARDSMHSNQIPELWYQVRKKISDIRYTLPPGIQGPFFNDEFGTTFGNIYALTGKGFDYAVLKDYADRIQIQLQRVKDVGKVELLGLQDEKIWIELSNVKLATLGLPLAAVQQALEEQNAVSTAGFFETPSERVQLRVSGNFQTVEQIRNFPIRVAGRTFRIGDVADVRRGFNDPPAPRMRFMGEDAIGLAVAMKEGGDILVLGKALEGEFARLQKTLPAGMELRKVSDQPAAVKTGVGEFVRVLAEALIIVLLVSFFSLGIRTGMVVALAIPLVLAMTFATMYYLGIGLHKISLGALVLALGLLVDDAIIAVEMMAIKMEQGFDRIKAASYAWTSTAFPMLTGTLITAAGFLPIATAQSGTGEYTRSIFQVVTIALVTSWIAAVVFVPYLGEKLLPDLAKLHAAKHGAESNPHGTPFYQRVRRVVGWCVERRKTVIVLTILAFVGSVLLFRFVPQQFFPASGRLELMVDLKLAEGASLSNTADEVKRLEAMLKEHSGIDNYVAYVGTGSPRFYLPLDQQLPATSFAQFVVLAKSIEDRESLRSWLIDTLNEQFPALRSRVTRLENGPPVGYPVQFRVTGEHIEEVRALARKVATKVRDNPHVVNVHLDWEEPSKVVYLNIDQDRARALGVSTANLSKFLQSSLIGSTVSQYREDNELIEILLRGTREERTELSLLPSLAIPTDNGQSVSLSQVATLEYGFEEGVIWHRNRLPTVTVRADIYGKEQPATLVQQILPTLEPVRAELPDGYLLEVGGTVEDSTRGQNSVKAGVPLFIVVVLTLLMVQLRSFSRTAMVFLTAPLGLIGVTLFLLVFRQPFGFVAMLGTIALSGMIMRNSVILVDQIEQDIKAGQKPWDAIIEATVRRFRPIVLTALAAVLAMIPLSRSVFFGPMAVAIMGGLIVATVLTLLFLPALYAAWFRVKKT
- a CDS encoding class I SAM-dependent methyltransferase; its protein translation is MSEQPAACRINVEALEAGFESEARQWAERLGLPLQIEDAEFALQVGQQGLQLQQLGPEAPGPVRVDFVEGGAAHRRLYGGGSGQMIAKAVGVAQGIRPRVLDATAGLGKDGFVLATLGCEMSLIERQPLIGALLEDGLARAAQDAEVAPIVARMHLLKGNSIELMRNWEGEPPQVIYLDPMFPHREKSALVKKEMRLFRPLVGDDNDAPALLEAALALASHRVVVKRPRKAPCIDGPKPSHGLEGKSSRYDIYPKKALKA
- a CDS encoding TetR/AcrR family transcriptional regulator, producing the protein MSDNNAAHVGPGRPKDLAKRQAILDAAKKLFLSNGYASTSMDAVAAEAGVSKLTVYSHFNDKETLFSAAVVAKCEEQLPTLIFELPPDTSVENLLLSIGRGFHQLVNSDESVNLHRLIMALGSQDPKLSQMFIQAGPERVLQGMERLLGKIDQLGTLRIDKPRNAAEHFFCMLKGGANFRVLFGCGQPLTGAAAEAHVREVVELFMRAYRPGPD
- a CDS encoding isocitrate lyase/PEP mutase family protein, with the translated sequence MDCAQTLRANAFKALHERAGAFVIPNPWDAGSARLLAGLGFEALATTSAGYAFSLARPDAEGALSLADTLANVRGIVGASELPVAVDLENGFADNPGECAQALLQAAASGAVGGSIEDATGRAEEPIYDFQLAVERIEACVAAVRSLPFTFTLTARAENQLHGCNDLADTIRRLQAYAEAGADVLYAPALRSAQEISQVVRAVAPKPVNVLMSGGLDLSVAQLAELGVKRISVGSALARAAYGAFYQAAQEIRDQGRFDFAERAIPFGQINQLFKQS
- a CDS encoding DUF72 domain-containing protein, which codes for MMLPYFLGCPSWSENAWREYLYPEDARPNDFLGLYCQVFNAVEGNTTFYARPAPATVERWAQIMPGHFRFTAKFPGDISHGGDLREQLPAAESFIQLLSPLGERVSPLWLQLPATFAPQRLGELMEFIDGLQRPLAVEVRHPEFFAKGDAERMLNRLLRERGVERICLDPRALFSCTSTAPAVLHAQSKKPKVPPRPAAFTQFPQVRFIGHPELEANDPFLVPWLDKVAGWIEEGRTPYVFLHTSDNRMAAELARRFHARLMQRLPGLPALPELYREPAAEQLGLL
- a CDS encoding energy transducer TonB, which produces MSDIQRTSIGYISPHGDYGLRNSQALSGVSHLWQDFFAQALAEQRGEGASVEAAPVVAVDGPVEPTGGTQLLAQIVNQRGCDVQDTEIRPPEPLFLPIAEFEMELLDKPAPPFPPEEIIAQQRQQDFESGWVRPIVLNAGQPVPAPGPAPEPRPLHLPIAEFEMDLLDKPAEPYPAHELIEQQRQMDFDMGWARPLILQNLRIAA
- a CDS encoding YbaY family lipoprotein, producing the protein MKRLILLAAAALLGACQSTSPAAKASLDGEVFYLQRIALPPAATLSVTLQDVSLADAPARVLAEQRGPVKGQVPLPFHLDYDPAQVKPGHTYSISARIEVDGQLIFITTEHNGVKLDGSDAQPLKLRVDAVR
- a CDS encoding efflux RND transporter periplasmic adaptor subunit — encoded protein: MFRYALPVSLAFFLSACGHEEPVQIGIRPAMVVQPEPSARALDSYPGEVRARYEPDLAFRIGGKVSRRLVEEGERVKANQPLAELDPQDVRLQLEATRAQVTAASANLDLVRAERDRYKALLERQMVSRSQYDNAENLYRSGEARLKQIKAEFDVANNQAGYAVLRAPQDGVVAKRAVEVGQVVAAGQTVFTLATDGEREVLISFPEQNFGRFKIGQPVSVELWTQPGQRFDGQIRELSPAADPRSRTFAARIAFNTGKVPAELGQSARVFVQSGEQVSLSVPLSALTAEGGATYVWRIDANNTLHKTPVRVGAFNEKTVPVLEGLSPSDWVVAAGVHVLHEGLQVRPVDRSNRVVNLAAKE